One Candidatus Abawacabacteria bacterium DNA window includes the following coding sequences:
- a CDS encoding extracellular solute-binding protein produces MNFSSSQIKLFAIVTGVILVFVLAFAFFLRPGVGEKSDITLTIWGVGDEQGDFQTVFQDFIIYAKQAPQYRGAAINIEYRSWRSDEYETLLLNQLAEGKGPDIFYIHNTWLPKYHNKLLPLPADQLSLDQFKEEFVPVTFDDLVYEKKVYALPHYVDTLALYYNTQHYQSGASGSSRPANTWSALKAQIAAMTSKNGNQLTRSAIGLGTMKNIKYAVDLIYLQLVQRSGKLCQEVCTAVSVSDNVPFKEAVNEYTGFSDPNSTYYTWDSNYLKGHENNNIFNDIDAFIRGRVSSVFAYASDYQQIKTLGQANNLNFAIAEVPQLDAAARDNERITFANYWSMAVSRNSGHPQLAWDFIKYFTTAPILAKFYEEHPRPVSREDMINTSTENPLRVFDRQAKYAKSVIVYDDARFTQILSDNIEDIVNKNSTLIGALQKMEAELNKVLAPYAQLPSSDL; encoded by the coding sequence ATGAATTTTAGCAGCAGCCAAATTAAGCTATTTGCTATTGTAACAGGTGTAATTTTGGTGTTTGTACTTGCTTTCGCTTTTTTCTTGCGGCCTGGTGTGGGAGAAAAAAGTGATATTACTTTGACTATTTGGGGCGTAGGTGATGAGCAGGGAGACTTTCAAACAGTATTTCAAGACTTTATTATTTATGCTAAACAAGCGCCTCAATATCGCGGTGCGGCGATCAATATTGAATATCGCTCCTGGCGCTCAGATGAATATGAAACGCTTTTATTGAATCAATTAGCAGAAGGTAAAGGCCCAGATATTTTTTATATTCACAATACGTGGTTACCTAAATATCATAATAAATTATTACCGCTGCCAGCTGATCAATTGAGCTTGGATCAATTCAAAGAGGAATTTGTGCCGGTGACTTTCGATGATTTAGTATATGAAAAGAAAGTCTATGCTCTGCCACATTACGTTGACACCTTAGCTCTATACTACAATACCCAGCACTATCAGTCTGGTGCTTCAGGTAGTTCACGCCCTGCTAATACTTGGTCTGCTCTGAAGGCCCAGATTGCTGCTATGACTAGTAAGAATGGTAATCAGTTAACTCGCTCTGCCATAGGTTTGGGTACAATGAAAAATATTAAATACGCGGTAGATCTCATCTATTTGCAGTTGGTTCAACGCTCAGGCAAGCTCTGTCAAGAGGTTTGTACTGCTGTGAGTGTGAGTGATAATGTGCCTTTTAAAGAGGCAGTGAATGAATATACTGGTTTTAGTGACCCTAATAGTACCTATTATACTTGGGATAGTAATTATCTTAAGGGACATGAAAACAATAATATCTTTAACGATATTGATGCTTTTATTCGTGGTCGAGTAAGCTCAGTTTTCGCATATGCAAGTGATTATCAGCAAATAAAAACTTTGGGCCAGGCAAACAATTTGAACTTTGCTATTGCGGAGGTTCCTCAATTAGACGCTGCCGCTCGTGATAATGAAAGGATTACCTTTGCTAACTATTGGTCCATGGCAGTAAGCCGTAATAGCGGCCATCCTCAATTGGCTTGGGACTTTATTAAGTATTTTACTACGGCGCCAATACTTGCTAAGTTTTATGAGGAGCATCCTCGTCCAGTAAGCAGAGAAGATATGATCAACACTAGTACAGAAAATCCTTTGCGTGTATTTGATCGTCAGGCAAAGTATGCTAAAAGCGTAATAGTGTATGATGATGCTCGTTTTACCCAGATTCTATCTGATAATATCGAGGATATCGTCAACAAAAATAGTACTTTGATTGGGGCATTACAAAAAATGGAAGCTGAGCTTAATAAGGTTCTCGCTCCTTATGCACAGCTTCCTAGTAGTGATTTATAG
- a CDS encoding tyrosine-type recombinase/integrase, with product MEDNKSVVDYITEFLEDAELNKNQSFKTILNYQHYLMRFVDFAGLIKPVEITLPIIQKYRLYLNRLNDKHGLPLSKKTQSYHIIALRAFLRYLGKMDIPSLNPEKIEVGKLEQRTVEFLEQKELNKLFSAINTKKVVGIRDKAIVELLYSTGLRVSELVSLDRDRVDLEKQEFTIRGKGNKVRIVFISDHAKKAVLNYLATREDTWKPLFINYRGSRDKGAKSTGEHRRLTPLSIQKMIRTYAFKANILKHVTPHTLRHSFATNLLQNGADLRSVQELLGHASITTTQIYTHLTDNRLKDIHKKFHR from the coding sequence ATGGAGGACAATAAAAGTGTCGTAGATTATATCACCGAGTTTCTGGAAGATGCTGAATTAAATAAAAATCAGTCTTTCAAGACTATTCTCAACTATCAGCACTATCTGATGCGCTTTGTTGATTTTGCTGGTTTAATCAAACCAGTAGAAATTACGTTGCCAATAATACAAAAGTATCGTTTATATCTCAACCGATTAAATGACAAACATGGTTTGCCTCTGAGTAAAAAAACCCAAAGCTATCATATTATTGCCTTGCGCGCTTTTTTGAGATATTTAGGCAAAATGGACATACCAAGCTTAAACCCTGAAAAAATAGAGGTGGGCAAGTTGGAACAAAGAACCGTAGAATTCTTGGAACAAAAAGAATTAAATAAGCTGTTCTCCGCTATCAATACTAAAAAGGTTGTGGGTATAAGGGACAAAGCGATTGTAGAACTACTTTATTCTACTGGTTTACGAGTTAGTGAATTGGTTAGTTTGGATAGAGATCGCGTAGATCTAGAAAAGCAAGAGTTCACAATACGGGGCAAGGGCAATAAAGTCCGTATTGTCTTTATTAGTGACCATGCTAAAAAGGCTGTACTGAACTATTTAGCCACTCGTGAGGACACCTGGAAGCCACTTTTTATCAATTATCGCGGATCTCGTGACAAAGGAGCAAAAAGCACTGGCGAACATCGCCGCCTAACACCATTAAGTATTCAAAAAATGATACGTACGTATGCATTTAAAGCTAATATTCTGAAACATGTAACCCCACACACCTTGCGCCATTCCTTTGCCACTAATTTGCTACAAAATGGTGCTGATTTGCGTTCAGTTCAAGAATTACTGGGACATGCTAGTATTACCACTACGCAGATATATACCCATTTGACCGACAATCGCTTAAAGGATATTCACAAGAAGTTTCATCGCTAA
- a CDS encoding sugar phosphate isomerase/epimerase produces the protein MLCLTTGCLYKYGLNRIFEFTKDAGFEGLDIILNDIFDTRDPDYLLRLQEFFKLPIVSLSLPADGTPKRFQAALEIAETANIPLLNARPPLFTSLRYAQWFKNEIPKLQKKTKVKICVENPPASTNLFLPQYSLRNIEDLRRFDYICLDVCHLASQKLPLLRVYKIIRKRLEFVYISNFHNNLPNQPLDEGEIPLESFLTHLRRDNFNKPICIKFSLEAMGAGDKTKVMENLRKAKAFYEEYFLKKPVEEGAIDDEKDDDIVMG, from the coding sequence ATGTTGTGTCTTACTACTGGCTGTCTCTACAAATATGGTTTAAATCGTATTTTTGAGTTTACTAAAGACGCTGGATTCGAAGGGCTTGATATCATCCTCAACGATATTTTTGATACCCGAGATCCAGATTACTTGCTCCGTTTACAAGAATTCTTCAAATTACCTATCGTTAGCCTTTCTCTGCCAGCAGATGGAACCCCCAAGCGCTTTCAAGCTGCTTTAGAAATTGCCGAAACAGCAAATATCCCCTTACTAAACGCTCGTCCGCCATTGTTTACTAGCCTACGCTATGCCCAATGGTTCAAAAATGAAATTCCCAAATTACAGAAAAAAACAAAAGTGAAAATTTGTGTTGAGAATCCACCAGCAAGCACCAATTTATTTTTGCCTCAGTATTCTCTACGCAACATTGAGGACTTGCGACGTTTTGATTACATTTGTTTAGATGTTTGTCATTTAGCTTCCCAGAAATTGCCATTACTCAGAGTGTACAAAATTATTCGCAAAAGATTAGAGTTTGTTTATATCTCAAACTTCCACAACAATTTACCTAATCAGCCACTCGACGAAGGAGAAATCCCTCTAGAAAGTTTCTTAACTCATTTACGCCGCGATAATTTTAATAAGCCTATTTGTATCAAGTTTAGTTTGGAAGCAATGGGTGCCGGCGACAAAACGAAAGTGATGGAAAATTTGCGTAAAGCAAAAGCATTTTATGAAGAGTATTTTCTCAAAAAGCCAGTAGAAGAAGGTGCTATAGATGATGAGAAAGATGATGATATTGTAATGGGCTAA
- the lysA gene encoding diaminopimelate decarboxylase, which yields MMKKLLPFTLSQVQKWVNTYPTPFYVYDERGIRNICRRLKKAFSWLDFKQYYAVKALPNPSILQILKDEGLGADCSSLAELYLAEMAGISGQDIMYTSNNTLDEEFQKAHQMGAIINLDDISHIEPLERVVGIPEILSFRFNPGKLREGNSIIGKPEEAKYGLTKDQLFKAYQIMQQKGVKRFGIHTMIASNELDPDYFVKTAEMLFDLVIELKQKLGISCEIVNIGGGVGIPYKPEQDEVDLEYMGNEIQKLYQQKVIQAGLQPFTLAMECGRLITGPYGYLVTRAIRHKNTYKNYVGVDACMANLMRPGMYGAYHHISVLGKEQTALDHVYDITGGLCENNDKFAIDRALPQISDGDILVIHDAGAHGHAMGFNYNGKLRSAEFLLRENSELQMIRRGETLDDHFATLKF from the coding sequence ATTATGAAAAAGTTATTACCGTTTACATTGTCCCAGGTGCAGAAGTGGGTAAATACTTATCCAACGCCTTTTTATGTTTATGATGAGAGGGGAATCAGAAATATTTGTCGAAGATTAAAAAAAGCCTTTTCTTGGTTAGACTTCAAACAGTATTATGCTGTGAAAGCTTTGCCTAACCCCAGCATCTTGCAGATATTAAAAGATGAGGGTTTGGGAGCTGATTGCAGTTCTTTAGCGGAGTTATACTTGGCAGAAATGGCAGGTATATCAGGTCAAGATATTATGTACACTTCTAATAACACTCTTGATGAGGAATTTCAGAAAGCCCATCAAATGGGGGCGATTATAAACCTTGATGATATTAGCCATATTGAGCCTTTAGAAAGGGTGGTGGGAATTCCTGAAATACTATCTTTTCGCTTTAATCCTGGAAAATTGCGTGAGGGAAATAGTATTATCGGCAAACCGGAGGAAGCAAAGTATGGCCTCACTAAAGATCAATTGTTTAAGGCTTATCAAATCATGCAACAAAAGGGCGTGAAGCGTTTTGGTATTCACACTATGATCGCTTCTAATGAGCTAGATCCTGACTATTTTGTTAAAACTGCAGAAATGCTATTTGATTTAGTAATCGAGCTGAAGCAAAAATTAGGTATTAGTTGTGAAATAGTAAATATTGGGGGTGGGGTTGGTATTCCTTATAAACCAGAACAAGATGAAGTGGATCTTGAATATATGGGGAATGAGATACAAAAGTTATACCAACAGAAAGTGATACAAGCAGGTCTGCAGCCTTTTACGCTAGCTATGGAATGTGGTCGACTCATTACGGGGCCGTATGGATATCTAGTTACTCGGGCTATTCGCCATAAAAACACTTATAAAAACTATGTAGGGGTTGATGCCTGTATGGCCAATCTGATGCGTCCTGGTATGTATGGTGCCTATCATCATATTAGTGTGCTTGGTAAGGAGCAGACTGCTTTGGATCATGTTTATGATATTACTGGTGGTCTTTGTGAAAATAATGATAAGTTTGCTATTGATCGAGCATTGCCCCAAATCTCTGATGGCGATATTTTAGTAATTCACGATGCTGGCGCGCATGGCCATGCTATGGGCTTTAATTACAATGGCAAGTTGCGCTCAGCAGAATTTTTGCTTCGAGAAAATAGTGAATTACAAATGATTCGTAGAGGGGAAACTCTCGATGATCATTTTGCCACTCTTAAGTTCTAA
- a CDS encoding class I SAM-dependent rRNA methyltransferase — protein MVELTPKKTGIAKLLAQIPYLTKDDFFESLAKEGTSIEIVVASQKFYGYIGHTHKAQICITEKPLDSDYISWLLKLAWQKRQQSFPILPEAFRLIHSEADGIPGIHIELFHQFAVITCFNRGIQVWQSILIEVLIKLMPLQGIYLKDRSPTNSNSPIQLIWGNSAPLNLIIAEKTGQFIVKLAAGLMNGLFLDQRGNREYLMSISKGKHICNTFSYTGALSIACAVGGAASTVSVDLSKTYSEWCVENMVLNKLASTNNQVITSDTFAHFSFCRRKGIKYDIIILDPPTFAKKKQGSFSVAQNYQDLIMQALPLLNKRGSLICSTNFAQWSKQDFDQHIHHYAQKAGFKVQTQYRGSADKDFPPHQAWPESNHLKFISVQI, from the coding sequence ATGGTAGAGCTAACCCCCAAGAAAACTGGCATTGCCAAATTACTTGCTCAGATTCCTTACCTAACCAAGGATGACTTTTTTGAAAGTCTAGCCAAGGAAGGTACTAGTATCGAGATTGTCGTCGCATCACAAAAGTTTTATGGCTACATTGGCCATACGCACAAGGCGCAAATTTGTATCACAGAAAAGCCATTAGACTCAGATTATATAAGTTGGCTACTAAAACTGGCTTGGCAAAAAAGGCAACAATCATTTCCTATCCTACCTGAAGCATTCAGGTTAATTCACAGTGAAGCAGATGGCATACCGGGAATACATATAGAATTATTTCATCAATTTGCGGTAATAACATGCTTCAATCGGGGCATACAAGTCTGGCAAAGCATCCTTATCGAAGTATTGATTAAGTTGATGCCGCTTCAAGGTATATATCTTAAAGATCGTTCTCCGACTAATAGTAACTCACCAATTCAACTAATTTGGGGCAATTCAGCTCCCCTTAATTTAATTATCGCTGAAAAAACTGGCCAGTTTATCGTTAAGTTAGCAGCCGGCTTAATGAATGGTCTTTTTTTAGATCAAAGAGGCAATCGAGAATATTTAATGAGTATTAGTAAAGGGAAGCATATTTGTAATACTTTTAGTTATACAGGGGCTCTCAGCATTGCCTGTGCTGTTGGTGGAGCCGCCAGTACAGTAAGTGTGGATTTATCGAAGACTTATAGCGAATGGTGCGTAGAAAATATGGTTTTAAATAAATTGGCATCTACCAATAATCAAGTCATTACTTCAGATACTTTCGCTCATTTTAGTTTTTGCCGTCGGAAAGGAATCAAATATGACATAATTATTCTCGACCCGCCCACCTTTGCCAAAAAGAAACAAGGTAGTTTTTCAGTGGCACAAAATTATCAAGATTTGATCATGCAAGCATTACCATTATTAAACAAAAGAGGCAGCCTAATTTGTTCTACCAATTTCGCCCAATGGTCTAAGCAAGACTTTGATCAGCATATCCATCACTATGCCCAAAAAGCTGGCTTCAAAGTACAGACCCAGTATCGAGGATCAGCTGACAAAGATTTCCCTCCGCATCAGGCTTGGCCAGAATCCAATCATTTGAAATTTATTAGCGTACAGATCTAG
- a CDS encoding TrbC/VirB2 family protein has product MFSVKAINQQVAKKQRKGVSTMRRLTDALGKAALMVALSAPVQAFAESGLGQSTIPRPENLSGTPFLQLLTNIINFILGLVGTIAVLMLIWGGFNYLTSAGNSENTKKAKQTIIYAIIGIIIIALSYQIVRFITGTISGL; this is encoded by the coding sequence ATGTTTTCAGTCAAAGCAATTAATCAACAAGTAGCTAAAAAACAACGAAAGGGGGTGAGTACGATGCGCCGTCTCACTGATGCTCTCGGTAAAGCCGCTTTAATGGTAGCACTTTCTGCTCCTGTTCAAGCTTTCGCCGAAAGTGGTTTAGGTCAAAGCACTATTCCACGTCCAGAAAATCTTTCTGGTACACCTTTCTTGCAATTGCTAACTAATATTATCAATTTTATTTTGGGTTTAGTTGGTACTATTGCAGTATTGATGTTGATCTGGGGAGGATTTAATTATCTCACTTCAGCTGGTAACTCTGAAAATACTAAGAAAGCAAAGCAAACTATTATCTATGCAATCATAGGTATTATCATTATTGCTCTTTCATACCAAATTGTTCGCTTTATTACTGGTACAATTTCAGGTCTATAA